The following proteins come from a genomic window of Cervus canadensis isolate Bull #8, Minnesota chromosome 3, ASM1932006v1, whole genome shotgun sequence:
- the LOC122438374 gene encoding protein ILRUN-like, with translation MEGMDVDLDPELMQKFSCLGTTDKDVLISEFQRLLGFQLNPAGCAFFLDMTNWNLQAAIGAYYDFESPNISVPSMSFVEDVTIGEGESIPPDTQFIKTWRIQNSGAEAWPPGVCLKYVGGDQFGHMNMVMVRSLEPQEIADVSVQMCSPSRAGMYQGQWRKK, from the coding sequence ATGGAGGGTATGGACGTGGACCTGGACCCCGAGCTGATGCAGAAGTTCAGCTGCCTGGGCACCACGGACAAGGACGTGCTCATCTCCGAGTTTCAGCGATTGCTCGGCTTCCAGCTCAACCCGGCCGGCTGCGCCTTCTTCCTGGACATGACCAACTGGAACCTACAAGCAGCAATTGGCGCTTATTATGACTTTGAGAGCCCAAACATCAGTGTACCCTCCATGTCCTTTGTTGAAGACGTCACCATAGGAGAAGGGGAGTCGATACCTCCTGACACCCAGTTTATAAAAACGTGGCGGATCCAGAATTCTGGGGCAGAGGCCTGGCCTCCAGGGGTTTGTCTTAAATATGTCGGGGGAGACCAGTTTGGACATATGAACATGGTGATGGTGAGATCACTAGAGCCCCAAGAGATTGCAGATGTCAGCGTCCAGATGTGCAGCCCCAGCAGAGCAGGAATGTATCAGGGACAGTGgcggaaaaaataa